A single genomic interval of Eurosta solidaginis isolate ZX-2024a chromosome 3, ASM4086904v1, whole genome shotgun sequence harbors:
- the LOC137247115 gene encoding lipopolysaccharide-induced tumor necrosis factor-alpha factor homolog produces the protein MSAPVGPEPTVVTCHNCHKRVTTSVDYAASTKTHLLALLLCIFGLCPCACCLYCTSCARNVEHRCPACKAFLGTYER, from the exons ATGTCTGCCCCAGTCGGACCAGAACCAACAGTCGTTACGTGCCATAATTGCCACAAACGAGTCACAACTTCGGTGGATTATGCAGCATCCACCAAAACTCATCTATTGGCATTACTATTATGCATTTTTGG CTTATGCCCTTGCGCCTGTTGTTTGTATTGCACGAGTTGTGCTCGAAACGTCGAACATCGTTGCCCGGCGTGCAAAGCATTCCTGGGAACTTATGAACGTTGA